Genomic DNA from Channa argus isolate prfri chromosome 10, Channa argus male v1.0, whole genome shotgun sequence:
ttctcGACCAGTCACACATTGCttcaaaaaaacagaacaaaaataaaagtcgAACACGACATACAACAAACGACTCAAAGGTCAGTCCAAATGGACGGGCCTTGAGCTGCTCTTTGAAAAAGTGCGTGGATCTTTGATCCAGTGGGAAAGAATTCCCAGCTTTTGGAGCCATAGTGTTCAAAAAGCACAGATCAGACCATAGGGACCTGATGGTGACATGTGGCTACGATAATTCTCTATCAAAATCAGGAGCCTGATCATTTAGGGCTCTAAAAGGTATCGCAAGAATCTGAAACCGACTCCTGAAATGAAACGTTAGTTTCACTGTAGAAGTCCTGAAAAGCCGGAGCACATAGGCCATCTAGTTATTCATCAAGGAGCCAATGTGCAACCGTCTGTCCACTCAAAGCGAACCTCAGAACTGTGTTTCAGCTCTCACCTGACATGTGGTACACTTTGAACTCCTGAGAAGGTGGATGGATTTGAGTCATAGGGGGTAACATAAGAAAAACCTTTGAAACACTGGCCTTTTGATTTGGCTCATCTATATCAATTTAAGTTTCAGctcgagaaaaaaaaaaaaataaaaaaaaattggggcTGCTAGTTCACCACGATAAAAGatactaataaaaatgttattaaatcaTATTTAGTACAATTGACATTTTGACCTTCCACCTAGTTAATTTATGACTTCGGAAACCCACAAAACTTTTTCAATGTGCATTATATATgtggaatatttaaaaaagtggaTATCTCATCTTGAGAcagaacatttcacattttccacCTGATGTTCCTTCGCTGTCTAGAACAGGTTATCATAACTTTCACAATCAGTGGCAGGCATCCTCAAAATAATAGATGCCGTTTGACGGCTCGGAAAAAGACGTCACTACAATATCCTGTTTATTTTAACAAGGTATTGTGTTTTGGCCAAAACCAGACTTCCGCTGTATATTACAATTAATCATCAGGAGCGTTTTTCCTCTAAGATGATCAGAGCATGTAGGTAGGACAGAACTGTACAGTATGCAGACAGTGACTTGGTTCAGTAACTCAAAGCATGAAGTGAGAGTGACTTGTACTGAGTTACTCATCAGGTTCACACTTGTCATTTCTGTCTACAGTAACAATTCTGGTTAGTCGACATCAACTTAGTCATATTACTTTCACTGTCTGTTCGCCAACATCTGACCATTATTGGCATGTTGCAAGGATGCAACATGCGCTGCAGTAAATTTCAGTACAGAGTTTCAAAGCCGTTGACTGTTTCTCTTTGTACAGATCAACCGCTCAGACATTATTAAGCCGAAGTGTTTCTTCACATCAGGcttatgaaaacattaaactgCAATCTGACAAGTTACATGTAAATTAAGCACAACAGCAACATTACAAGAGACAAATCAACTgatgaaatatatttattcttgCATTGTAGAAAACTGTGTGcaaagatacagtatatttaaaattgtgtatttacaaacaaaaatgaatttgcccaggtaaaaaaaaaaagtctacttAGAAactacagaaatgtaaatgttgaaaaGGTCCCAGGAACTAGACCGTAAGGCTCCGATTCAGTAAAGATTGGTCTTCTTCATTATCCGCAAGAACTCCTGTTCGCTGACCTCCCCATCTCCGTCTCGGTCTGCCTCATCGATCATTTCCTGAAAGGATTAAACGCAGCGTGATGCAATGTAAAGCAGAAGTAATATGGGAATTCAAGAAGAACTGCGATTCAGGCTGACGTCTGTCACACAAGTTACGTTGGTACACGACCTCTTCGGAAATAACCAACTTGAAGCATCAATGTACTGTGAAGGAATCACTTTAATGTCTTTCTAAATCAATCCTTTAGTCCACAGTCATCATAAAGATGCTAAAGCCAAGATTAAAGCTTCTCTAATTACATATAGTTGTCAGCCTGTAGCCTGGATTCACTTTTTCATTGATGccatagacctctgttgttgtccaaaaactattaaaaagacaaaacggTCACACATTCCACTGCAATGGGTGATGCGTTTCTATATTATTAACTCCAAGGTACTTGTAAATATTGTCCATACTCTTCAGAGTCTCCGCAATTCCACCTAAGAACATTTCACAGAAGGGATTTCCACTATAAAAGTGTTTAATGCACTTAATACACAAAGGCGTTCAGCCTTTTCAGCCTTAAAGAGAGTTCTCTCAAATCTCTGAAACTTTGAATGaaattatgttatttaaaaagttatttgtaattttgtttgttatgtcgTTTTACTATTTTGCTATGCAGTCTTTCACTGTCTGTCAAAATTTGAAACTACTCTGTAAAATCGAGCTTTAAAGACGTTTGAGCAAAATAAACCATCTTTCTAGTCtgataaaaaatagtttttaaccTTTGAATTTATTGCTGGTGATTAGCCTTGAGGCTATAACTAATTTAAATATAGACAGTCATTTAGCACATGCTTTTATCATCAAAGCAAACTTATCATcaagtcctatcagaagaagtgtttacgtttcatgagatgcaagtgaaagagcagaaaggaagtttttttttttttttaatcgatTTAAGTGGATAGGAAGGTGCGGAAAAgagctgttttcagcagttttttgaatattaggAGCGAGTTTGCTGAGCGAGCAGAGTttagtagctcgttccaccattggaCCTGATGTCCACCAGAGCACAGTGGACAGGAGGGATTGGAGACCTTTGTCTATAATAATAAGTTCTTTTTCTATAATAAACCTGGACACACTGTACAGAAGTCATGAATTTGGGTCACATGACCAACCACGAGTGCCCCTGGGTGGACATGCAGCTTAGCAGTCTGTATCTGTTAATATTAATGAGATCTGTGGAACTTTGTGGAATAAGTATTTCCAGTATGTTACGTTGATActtatactgtacttttttactCGACTACACTGATCCAACAAGTGGCATTTCTAGTTACTTTTCAGATAAATATCAGACCTCAGGGTTCAGCTGCTTGATTCTCTGCTGCTAAATAGCTGCAACCAGTTGAGTCTAGAGCAGCCATTTACTGTGACACAGGACATGCAGAACAACAAGGAAAGAAGAACAGCAGCAAGATGTGCGAACGCCCTGTGAGGCCCACGTGAATGCAGCTGCTTGGCTGAAAATCTTACAGCTGAACTTGATGTCTGATCTTTATCTGAAAATTGATTATTAACTTGTATAAATGTAGAGGAATATTTAAGAGCAAACTGTGGAGAAGAACTATAAAACAGCACATTCTGGAAATACTTGAGCCATAAAGTTCCCGAATAGCCAATGATCAACATTTTTAGCCCAGATTAATGAGCATCAACATAAATACTGATGTTACACATCAATCAGTGTAGGAATGTTTATCATTGCAAACGTCCACATAAatactgagtttttttttatttcatagatCAGTATGTTCAACTTTGTGTTCAGTATTATAGTGGAGTCAACAGTACCTGCAGTTCTTCATCTGTGAGGTTTTCACCAAGCTCTTTGGCAACTCTCTTAAGATTTTTGAAGGAGATTTTTCCTGTGCAGTCATCATCAAACAGCCGGAAAGCCTTCAGTATTTCTTCTTTAGAATCCTTTTCACTCTGTTTACAACGGACAAAGTGttaacacaacaataaaacaacctAAATTTGttagaaataagcatattttataattaaatggaaggtaatttattaaaaaaaagaaaaaactacatTATGAGCTGAATTTTTTGGACCAGATACGAGGAActgttttctatatttaaaatatttaaagttataaTCAGCATGACatatcagcatttattataGTGGGCATATAGTAAAATTGTACTTGATGTTACTTTGAGACGACGTATATGGAATTATTGGTGGGTGCAATACATTATTGTAGCTTCAGTTAAGGTCTGTAGAAAACTGCACATTGtgtaatttcttttcatttggcTGCTTTAGTACGATTTGCATGAATAGTGTTTGTCCATGTTCAAATACTATGTCAAAGACtgcatttcacattttgaaGAAATGAGTTTCTAAAATACTattgcaaacacaaatatagcACTTTTTGAATAGGTTCTCTTATAATACACACCATTTTCACAGTCATTATACTGAGAAAGTCACTGAAGTCAATTGTTCCAGAGCCTTCTTTATCAATGTCTGCGATCATCTTCttgatttcttctttctttggtTCAAACCCAAGAGCCCTCATGGCAACCTGTGGCACACGTACACAACAAATCTGACGCTGCTGCCCATTGTTTACCAGGTTAATTAAGCATTACGTAACGTTGCACTTCACGACGTTTGCGGTAAAGCGCgtgaaaacaaaacctttagCTCCTTCACGTCTATTGTTCCACTGCCATCTGTGTCAAAGAGGTCAAACGCTTCCTTGATTTCTTGCTTCTGCTCCTCAGTCAGCTCGATTTTGGGACCTGCCTTTTTCCTTTGGCTAGCCGAGGCAACTGGTTTCCTGTAACTCGAAGcctgaaagacaaacatttaagaCTTGGTTGCAATTTCACATTCGTGTTTACTTTACAGATGAGGACGTGTGAT
This window encodes:
- the cetn4 gene encoding uncharacterized protein cetn4 isoform X1, with the translated sequence MASSYRKPVASASQRKKAGPKIELTEEQKQEIKEAFDLFDTDGSGTIDVKELKVAMRALGFEPKKEEIKKMIADIDKEGSGTIDFSDFLSIMTVKMSEKDSKEEILKAFRLFDDDCTGKISFKNLKRVAKELGENLTDEELQEMIDEADRDGDGEVSEQEFLRIMKKTNLY
- the cetn4 gene encoding centrin-2 isoform X2, giving the protein MRALGFEPKKEEIKKMIADIDKEGSGTIDFSDFLSIMTVKMSEKDSKEEILKAFRLFDDDCTGKISFKNLKRVAKELGENLTDEELQEMIDEADRDGDGEVSEQEFLRIMKKTNLY